From Aurantimicrobium sp. INA4, one genomic window encodes:
- a CDS encoding ATP-dependent DNA helicase, protein MSEFQISALDLARRLSQPDPTPEQQAIIEAPLEPALVIAGAGSGKTETMANRVVWLIANGKVNVNEILGMTFTRKAAGELGERIRKRVAKLVAEKIIPLDMDELDQATVTTYNSFANRIYTQYALLIGRDPDATVLGEAAAWQLARSIAREGTGEVLSDLDKSLDVLTEAILRLSRAIADNVSDPVEIVSFARSLDEHTVNMPLDVPGSRKSAAVDAWVKAREVGTTLPVLVDLAVQFSEAKRRKGLIEYSDQVALALEICHRFNSVVADFRSQFKVVLLDEYQDTSVVQTKLLSMLFAQTPVMAVGDPHQSIYGWRGASADNIEQFGAAFGSSVENTKTYSLSTSWRNPVGVLAAANVLVSPLTAKTQVPVEQLRAKPDAPQGEVELSVTETIYDEAEAVAQWLKERVNEKTTSAMLCRSLKGIEPFKRALDEHGVPYHVVGLGGLLDEPVIVDLVCTLRVLHDATADSELVRLLTGARWAIAPKDIVGLSEISKWMSERDHRQQRLTEEVRTALRNSVVSEDGASLVDALDFVVSAPESHSVLEKLSATGLSRIKQAGEQIARLRRRVGVDLRELVTIVQQELLLDIEAVANESAATALSSLEAFMEPLSAYVDGEDRATLGGFLSWLKEAERRERLSPQSAPAEPGTVQIMTIHGAKGLEWDVVAIPRMVKDELPGNRTRAENWVGFGRLPFPFRGDAMHLPVLNWRSATTQVELGESYDAFVEEVRVRYDDEQRRLAYVALTRAKHSLLLSASFWATQVAPRPPGIFLQELAAAGILGRELPLAPGNEANPLGNEEQTVIWPLDPLGSRRDVVMRAAEAVYSANPATPTPWDSEIELLLTERDRKTTTDADIPLPERIPASRFKDFIENPEAVAKSLRRPLPERPYRATSLGTLFHSWVEQRSVTSSLPDLVDATAFELDGVDELSRVSQDEQTLAQFKRIFEQSQWAHRKPVAVELEVNVPFGNSIIICKIDAIYEVEGSNGQRFEIVDWKTGKAPKDAADLELKQFQLALYRMAYSRWSGVAPENIDAAFYFVAEDTVVRPERIYSESELEERWSSVTGFIPR, encoded by the coding sequence ATGAGTGAATTCCAGATCAGTGCGCTCGATTTAGCACGTCGACTAAGTCAGCCGGACCCCACACCGGAACAGCAAGCCATCATCGAGGCGCCACTCGAGCCAGCCCTGGTAATTGCCGGTGCGGGTAGTGGCAAGACTGAAACCATGGCGAACCGTGTCGTATGGCTCATCGCCAATGGCAAGGTCAACGTCAATGAAATCCTCGGCATGACTTTCACCCGCAAAGCAGCTGGTGAGCTCGGCGAACGTATTCGCAAGCGTGTGGCGAAGCTGGTCGCTGAGAAGATCATCCCTCTCGATATGGACGAGCTTGATCAAGCCACCGTGACGACCTACAACTCCTTCGCCAATCGGATTTACACGCAATATGCGCTGCTCATTGGCCGCGACCCTGATGCCACCGTTCTCGGGGAGGCAGCTGCGTGGCAGCTTGCGCGTTCGATTGCTCGGGAGGGAACCGGTGAGGTCCTATCCGACCTCGACAAGAGCCTGGATGTACTCACCGAAGCCATCCTGCGGTTATCTCGCGCCATTGCTGACAATGTGTCGGATCCAGTTGAGATTGTGTCCTTTGCAAGGTCTCTGGATGAGCACACCGTCAACATGCCTCTAGACGTTCCAGGAAGTCGCAAGAGTGCTGCTGTTGATGCCTGGGTCAAAGCGCGCGAAGTGGGAACAACCCTTCCTGTACTTGTCGACCTTGCCGTTCAATTCTCAGAGGCTAAACGACGCAAGGGCTTGATCGAGTACAGTGACCAAGTCGCATTGGCGTTGGAAATCTGTCACCGCTTTAACAGCGTTGTCGCAGATTTCCGTAGCCAATTCAAAGTTGTACTTCTTGATGAATATCAAGACACCTCTGTTGTTCAGACCAAGCTTCTCAGCATGCTGTTTGCTCAGACTCCTGTGATGGCCGTGGGCGACCCACACCAGTCCATTTATGGGTGGCGTGGAGCATCAGCTGACAATATCGAACAGTTTGGTGCTGCCTTTGGTTCTAGTGTTGAGAACACAAAAACCTATTCACTCTCGACAAGTTGGCGAAACCCTGTGGGTGTCCTAGCAGCTGCAAATGTGTTGGTGAGTCCATTGACCGCCAAGACACAGGTTCCCGTCGAACAGCTTCGAGCTAAACCTGATGCACCACAGGGTGAGGTTGAACTTAGTGTTACCGAAACCATCTATGACGAAGCAGAAGCCGTTGCACAGTGGTTGAAGGAACGCGTCAACGAAAAGACCACCTCAGCGATGCTCTGTCGCTCACTCAAAGGCATCGAGCCGTTCAAGCGGGCACTGGATGAGCACGGGGTTCCATATCACGTGGTTGGTCTTGGTGGATTACTCGATGAACCTGTCATCGTTGACCTTGTCTGCACACTGCGGGTGCTCCATGATGCCACCGCAGATTCTGAGCTCGTTCGTCTTCTGACTGGTGCACGTTGGGCAATAGCACCCAAGGACATCGTGGGGTTGAGTGAGATCTCGAAATGGATGAGCGAACGAGATCACCGTCAACAGCGCCTCACTGAAGAAGTTCGCACTGCATTGCGTAACTCAGTGGTCTCCGAAGATGGTGCTTCTCTGGTTGATGCACTGGACTTCGTCGTCAGTGCGCCAGAGTCACACTCGGTACTCGAGAAACTTTCTGCTACCGGCCTCTCTCGTATCAAGCAGGCAGGGGAACAGATTGCTCGTTTGCGTCGCCGCGTTGGTGTCGATCTGCGTGAGCTGGTCACTATTGTGCAACAAGAATTACTCCTCGATATTGAAGCGGTAGCAAACGAATCAGCGGCAACTGCTCTCTCAAGCCTTGAAGCGTTTATGGAGCCGCTGAGTGCCTATGTTGATGGCGAAGACCGAGCTACCCTCGGCGGGTTCCTGAGTTGGCTCAAAGAAGCAGAACGCCGAGAACGCCTCAGTCCGCAATCAGCTCCTGCAGAACCGGGAACAGTCCAGATCATGACTATTCACGGAGCTAAGGGCTTGGAGTGGGACGTGGTGGCCATTCCACGCATGGTCAAGGACGAACTTCCCGGCAATCGCACACGTGCTGAAAACTGGGTTGGTTTTGGTCGGTTGCCTTTCCCCTTCCGCGGTGATGCAATGCACCTCCCAGTCCTCAACTGGCGCTCTGCAACAACCCAGGTTGAGTTGGGTGAAAGCTATGACGCTTTCGTCGAAGAGGTTCGAGTGCGTTATGACGACGAACAGCGCAGATTGGCCTATGTGGCGCTGACGCGAGCCAAGCACTCGTTGTTACTCTCGGCATCTTTCTGGGCCACACAAGTCGCCCCACGACCTCCAGGCATCTTCCTCCAGGAGTTGGCTGCTGCAGGCATCCTTGGTCGCGAGCTTCCTTTAGCTCCTGGAAATGAAGCTAACCCTCTCGGTAACGAGGAACAGACAGTTATCTGGCCGTTGGATCCTCTGGGTTCCCGCCGTGATGTTGTGATGAGGGCCGCTGAGGCAGTGTATTCGGCGAATCCTGCCACCCCCACCCCATGGGATTCGGAAATTGAGCTTCTGCTTACCGAACGTGACCGCAAAACCACTACAGATGCCGACATTCCGCTTCCCGAACGTATTCCTGCTTCGCGATTTAAAGACTTCATTGAAAACCCTGAAGCAGTAGCCAAATCATTACGCAGACCTTTGCCTGAGCGTCCCTACCGGGCAACAAGCTTAGGAACGCTTTTTCACTCGTGGGTCGAACAGCGTTCGGTGACGAGTTCACTTCCAGACCTGGTTGATGCAACAGCTTTTGAACTTGATGGTGTTGATGAACTCTCACGTGTTTCACAAGATGAGCAGACTTTGGCCCAGTTCAAGCGTATTTTTGAGCAATCACAATGGGCTCACCGCAAACCTGTTGCCGTGGAATTAGAGGTCAACGTTCCCTTCGGAAACAGCATCATCATTTGTAAGATTGATGCGATCTATGAGGTTGAAGGTTCGAACGGGCAGCGCTTCGAAATCGTGGATTGGAAGACAGGCAAAGCACCCAAGGATGCTGCCGACCTGGAACTCAAGCAATTCCAGTTAGCCCTTTATCGCATGGCGTATTCACGGTGGTCCGGTGTGGCCCCAGAAAACATTGATGCGGCTTTCTACTTCGTTGCCGAAGATACCGTGGTCAGACCCGAACGGATTTACTCTGAGAGTGAATTGGAAGAACGCTGGTCGTCGGTGACTGGTTTCATTCCGCGGTAA
- a CDS encoding ATP-dependent DNA helicase: MAKTGFVQREIAPVRQFVPDASQARVLELQPDQSAVVLGAPGTGKTALLTELVASRVAAGINPDNIVVLTPNRVAAGRLRNSLGLRLGIATNGGLARTPGSLAFALAQEHALSTGQAAPRMLTGSEQDSIIAELLLGHIEDGTGPLWPDPLVPEVRQRRAFRSELRDLFARSTEMGWAPADLHAQGVKREHPEWVAAAEFWTEYREVIAGFRTESFDSSEILAIGANALAETTVMPNVELVVVDDAQELTYGAVRMLQAFARRGVPVTVFGDPDITSTTFRGAVPNFLGRFAVELGIPANRAQSFVLDCVYRHGPQIRAAVSKMTEMGSAEAGAQRKAHSVVEDAVSSPVQVLERSSRVTETTAIARQLREHHILGSTPWSQMAVVVRTSSLVPQVARALAVAEVPTRTLLSERSLKEHPAALDLIAAIAVAMGRMELTPNVSNDLLTSPMVGLTVLELRRLRLALRHDELASGGVRTGEELLIAALQHPADLVTLDFAPARRAARFAETLQMLREEIANGNSIEELLWTTWERSGLAKTWGTEALSAGLIADDANRNLDGVMALFTSAKRYVERYPDRPAADFIAELLEADVPEDTLAPQAQADAVLVCTPSALIGTEFEVVAIAAVQENLWPNLRPRGSLLHAQDLLGDSVGVDIDFAASRKEVLDDELRMFALALSRAKQSVILTATANDDTLPSPFLRSVESVLGVDPEESQNSVRNGLNEYPLTLRGLVGSLRRALTLSLRRGESSERSAQLAGALAKLSAAEIPGAAPTDWYGLREPSTTAALVDLSVEGNSVSVSPSKLDTWEKNQLAWFIESVVGRTSGSAQGIGTIVHKVMEDASADGQPIDVDSLWKAVDARWHELSFDAEWLSTGEKRRVRKMVAAVSEYLQDFKNDGKTLLASEGGFTLELGNATLRGYIDRIEQDAVGHVVIVDLKTGKYEPRVKDLPEHAQLACYQLALTEGALKKVPEGVRNGGAKLIYVTNSTKGKLYKPLEQKPYDDTELQRIRERIEKAAEGMAGKEFTAPIVIEEERGKPHTRYEFRIHTPPAVSAS; this comes from the coding sequence GTGGCTAAAACGGGGTTTGTTCAGCGTGAAATCGCACCCGTGCGCCAATTTGTTCCCGATGCCTCACAGGCACGGGTTCTCGAACTTCAACCAGATCAATCCGCTGTTGTATTAGGAGCTCCGGGTACTGGTAAGACAGCTCTGCTCACCGAACTCGTCGCTTCTCGCGTGGCGGCAGGAATAAACCCAGACAATATCGTGGTGCTTACTCCAAACCGTGTGGCTGCCGGACGTTTGAGAAACTCACTCGGGTTGCGCCTGGGAATAGCAACCAATGGTGGCCTTGCGCGTACTCCGGGTTCTCTTGCTTTTGCACTTGCCCAAGAACATGCGCTCTCCACAGGGCAAGCAGCACCTCGAATGCTTACCGGTAGTGAACAGGACAGCATCATTGCTGAATTACTCCTTGGCCACATCGAAGATGGCACTGGCCCATTGTGGCCAGACCCACTTGTTCCTGAAGTTCGACAGCGTCGGGCATTCCGCAGTGAATTACGTGACCTTTTTGCTCGTAGTACAGAAATGGGCTGGGCTCCTGCAGACCTGCATGCTCAGGGCGTTAAACGCGAACATCCGGAATGGGTCGCGGCTGCCGAATTCTGGACCGAATACCGAGAAGTCATCGCGGGATTTAGAACAGAATCCTTCGATTCTTCTGAAATCTTGGCCATTGGTGCCAACGCGCTGGCCGAAACAACAGTGATGCCCAACGTGGAGCTTGTAGTAGTCGATGATGCTCAGGAGTTGACCTACGGTGCAGTTCGCATGCTCCAGGCTTTTGCTCGCAGAGGTGTTCCCGTGACCGTCTTTGGTGATCCTGACATCACCTCAACCACGTTCCGTGGTGCGGTGCCCAATTTCTTGGGAAGATTTGCTGTCGAACTAGGAATTCCCGCAAATCGTGCACAGTCATTTGTTTTGGATTGTGTCTACCGACACGGTCCACAGATTCGCGCTGCCGTGAGCAAGATGACGGAGATGGGTTCTGCTGAAGCAGGCGCTCAACGTAAGGCACACTCTGTCGTTGAAGACGCCGTGTCCTCTCCTGTGCAGGTTCTGGAACGCAGCTCTCGAGTAACGGAAACCACTGCTATCGCTCGTCAATTGCGTGAACACCACATCTTGGGTTCGACACCGTGGTCCCAGATGGCCGTGGTTGTGCGCACCAGCTCACTTGTTCCTCAAGTTGCCAGGGCTTTGGCTGTTGCTGAGGTTCCCACCAGAACATTGCTGTCAGAGCGCTCATTGAAGGAGCACCCTGCAGCGCTAGATCTCATTGCGGCAATTGCAGTGGCGATGGGGCGTATGGAACTCACTCCCAATGTCTCCAATGATTTGCTGACTTCGCCGATGGTGGGCCTCACAGTTTTGGAACTCAGAAGGCTTCGCTTGGCTCTGCGCCATGACGAACTTGCCTCTGGGGGAGTGCGCACTGGTGAAGAACTCCTCATTGCTGCGCTTCAACACCCTGCAGATCTGGTCACTCTCGACTTCGCTCCCGCACGTCGTGCTGCGCGCTTTGCGGAGACTCTACAAATGCTTCGGGAAGAAATCGCTAATGGCAACTCCATTGAGGAGCTGCTATGGACGACGTGGGAACGCAGCGGTCTGGCCAAAACTTGGGGTACTGAAGCTCTCAGCGCTGGGCTTATTGCAGACGATGCCAATCGCAATCTCGATGGAGTTATGGCGTTATTCACCTCGGCAAAACGCTACGTCGAACGATATCCCGATCGACCAGCTGCGGACTTTATTGCTGAATTACTCGAGGCAGATGTTCCCGAAGACACGCTGGCTCCGCAGGCACAGGCAGATGCTGTTTTGGTGTGTACGCCGTCTGCGCTCATAGGTACCGAGTTTGAAGTTGTGGCCATTGCTGCAGTTCAGGAGAACCTGTGGCCTAACCTGCGTCCACGAGGTTCTCTGCTTCACGCACAAGATCTTCTTGGCGACTCTGTAGGTGTGGATATTGACTTTGCAGCATCACGCAAGGAAGTTCTAGATGACGAACTACGCATGTTTGCCCTGGCTCTTTCCAGGGCCAAGCAATCTGTCATCCTGACCGCAACGGCAAACGATGACACTCTTCCCTCCCCATTCCTGCGCAGTGTTGAATCGGTTCTTGGTGTGGATCCTGAGGAATCTCAGAACTCTGTGCGTAATGGACTCAACGAATACCCTCTCACTCTGCGCGGACTGGTCGGTTCCTTGCGTCGGGCACTGACGCTCTCTTTACGTCGTGGCGAGTCTTCTGAACGAAGTGCACAGTTGGCTGGTGCCCTGGCCAAGCTCTCGGCGGCTGAGATTCCCGGAGCAGCACCCACGGATTGGTATGGTCTGCGGGAGCCTTCAACGACCGCGGCATTGGTTGACTTGAGTGTAGAGGGAAACTCGGTATCTGTTTCCCCCTCCAAGTTGGATACCTGGGAAAAGAACCAGCTTGCGTGGTTTATTGAATCCGTCGTGGGAAGAACCTCGGGTTCAGCCCAAGGGATTGGCACCATTGTTCACAAGGTGATGGAAGATGCCAGTGCAGATGGTCAGCCCATCGATGTTGATTCGCTTTGGAAAGCTGTGGATGCGCGTTGGCATGAACTCTCCTTTGATGCCGAATGGCTCAGCACAGGGGAGAAACGACGCGTTCGCAAGATGGTTGCGGCTGTATCCGAATATCTGCAGGACTTTAAGAATGACGGCAAGACACTGCTCGCCAGCGAAGGTGGCTTCACCCTGGAACTGGGTAATGCAACCCTGCGTGGGTATATCGACCGCATTGAGCAAGATGCTGTGGGTCACGTCGTCATTGTGGATCTGAAGACAGGTAAATACGAACCACGCGTGAAAGATCTGCCCGAGCATGCCCAGCTCGCCTGTTATCAGCTGGCGTTGACTGAGGGTGCTCTCAAGAAGGTTCCTGAAGGCGTACGTAATGGCGGAGCCAAGTTGATCTATGTCACCAATAGCACCAAGGGCAAGCTCTATAAACCCCTGGAACAAAAACCCTATGACGACACTGAGCTTCAGAGAATCCGTGAGCGTATTGAGAAAGCAGCCGAAGGCATGGCAGGGAAAGAATTCACTGCCCCCATCGTGATTGAAGAAGAGCGTGGCAAGCCCCACACCAGATACGAATTCCGTATTCACACCCCTCCGGCGGTGTCGGCATCATGA
- a CDS encoding glycosyltransferase: MGARPKVGVVVLTMGERPAELHRAVHSVLAQRLVELDVVVVGNGWRPEFLPGGVRAITLPENVGIPAGRNAGARQVSGEYIFFLDDDAELADGLFLHNALSLLKADPDLGLIQPRITDPTGEQTPTRWIPRLRKGDPKVSSYVFSVLEAAVVMPRRVFDDIGGWGDPYFYAHEGIELAWRTWNAGKKVWYCGDLVVHHPVTSPTRHSTYFRLNARNRVWLAKRNLPWVLVPFYVLSWTGVQLVRSVRQRGQGLGAWLGGWVEGWRTNPGGRVGMRWLTVWRMTRAGRFPIL; encoded by the coding sequence ATCGGCGCCAGACCAAAGGTGGGCGTCGTGGTGCTCACGATGGGTGAAAGGCCGGCGGAGCTCCACCGTGCTGTTCACAGTGTGCTCGCCCAACGACTCGTTGAGCTGGATGTGGTGGTGGTCGGTAACGGATGGCGTCCCGAATTCCTCCCCGGGGGTGTCAGAGCAATAACCCTTCCAGAAAATGTGGGGATTCCTGCAGGCCGTAATGCCGGAGCACGGCAGGTGAGCGGGGAGTACATCTTCTTCCTCGATGATGATGCTGAACTTGCGGACGGACTGTTCCTTCACAACGCACTCTCGCTTCTTAAGGCGGATCCTGACTTGGGCCTCATCCAACCCAGAATTACTGATCCCACTGGCGAGCAAACCCCCACTCGTTGGATTCCTCGGCTGCGCAAGGGGGATCCGAAGGTCTCCAGCTACGTGTTTTCGGTTTTGGAAGCAGCTGTGGTGATGCCGCGACGAGTATTTGACGATATTGGTGGCTGGGGAGATCCCTACTTTTATGCCCATGAGGGTATCGAGTTGGCATGGCGCACCTGGAACGCGGGCAAGAAAGTGTGGTACTGCGGTGATCTGGTTGTTCACCATCCAGTGACCAGTCCAACCCGCCATTCCACGTATTTCCGCCTCAATGCTCGCAACCGGGTATGGCTGGCCAAGCGGAATCTTCCTTGGGTACTCGTTCCCTTCTATGTTCTCTCTTGGACTGGGGTTCAGCTTGTGCGTTCAGTTCGCCAACGCGGTCAAGGCTTAGGTGCATGGTTGGGCGGTTGGGTTGAAGGCTGGCGCACCAACCCAGGTGGTCGTGTGGGGATGCGATGGTTGACCGTGTGGCGGATGACTCGCGCTGGTCGCTTCCCCATTCTCTGA
- a CDS encoding CDP-alcohol phosphatidyltransferase family protein, with the protein MEKPTSLAQLREVTQPPEVRTRANAEHWVAHLYLRDLSPYVTWMLLKTPISANGVTGLMILTGWATAAALLIPGIWGPVLALMLGQLQMLIDCCDGEVARWRKTKSPAGHFLDAVGHYTTEALIPLALGLRAAGFADGSRPIDWMWVALGAFLSIVIILNKVLNDLVRVARAMSDLPKLADAKGANAPLPGMVAKMRRMARFVPFHRIYHSVELTIIAFVAALVGIFVGQLLISQILVAVLLPLSILAIIGHFIAIMTSSRVRAA; encoded by the coding sequence GTGGAGAAACCCACCTCTTTAGCTCAGCTGCGCGAGGTCACTCAGCCACCAGAAGTTCGCACACGAGCTAACGCAGAACACTGGGTAGCTCACCTCTATTTACGTGATCTCTCACCTTACGTAACGTGGATGCTGCTCAAGACTCCCATTTCAGCCAATGGTGTCACTGGGCTGATGATTCTGACCGGGTGGGCAACCGCTGCTGCCTTACTCATTCCCGGGATTTGGGGTCCTGTTCTGGCGCTGATGCTTGGTCAATTGCAAATGCTCATTGACTGCTGTGATGGAGAAGTGGCGAGGTGGCGAAAGACAAAGAGCCCGGCCGGTCACTTCCTCGACGCTGTGGGTCATTACACAACCGAGGCATTGATTCCCCTTGCTCTGGGCCTGCGCGCAGCAGGATTTGCTGATGGAAGCCGGCCCATTGACTGGATGTGGGTAGCACTGGGTGCATTCCTGTCCATCGTGATTATTTTGAACAAGGTACTCAACGATTTGGTGCGAGTTGCCAGAGCAATGTCTGATTTGCCCAAGTTGGCCGACGCCAAAGGCGCGAACGCACCCTTGCCGGGCATGGTTGCAAAAATGCGCAGAATGGCACGTTTTGTTCCATTCCATCGGATCTATCACTCGGTGGAGTTGACCATTATTGCTTTCGTGGCTGCACTGGTGGGAATTTTCGTGGGGCAGCTGCTCATCAGCCAAATCTTGGTTGCCGTGCTCCTACCGCTGTCGATTCTTGCAATCATTGGTCACTTCATCGCCATTATGACGAGCTCACGTGTCAGGGCTGCTTAG
- a CDS encoding glycosyltransferase family 2 protein, which yields MSALGSAPIPSTPLPGVSYVMPVLNEVTHIRAAVQSLLEQDYAGPMEVTLALGPSTDGTNELVAQMCAEDSRIHFVDNPAAATPVGMNLAIKASQYPIVIRVDAHSVLPKDYASIAVETLLRTQADNVGGIMDAQGTTPFEKAVARAYDTKVGLGGTPFHVGGKEGPVDTVYLGVFNRESLLTVGMFNEEIRRGQDWELNRRFRDAGGLVWFTPKLKVVYRPRTSVKALLKQMYSTGLWRGELSRRYGSGLRYFVPPIMVVATILGILAGLFGFDLGWVVPGVYVAFVVLSTLVYGRGMGAQAMLWFPLVLPCIHFAWGVGFIMSYTRLTSNIAGKSGR from the coding sequence ATGTCTGCTCTCGGCTCAGCGCCCATCCCATCCACACCTTTACCGGGTGTTTCTTATGTGATGCCTGTGCTCAACGAGGTCACTCACATTCGTGCTGCCGTGCAGAGCCTGCTGGAGCAAGACTATGCAGGACCGATGGAAGTCACCCTTGCTTTAGGGCCCAGCACAGATGGCACCAACGAGCTCGTGGCGCAGATGTGTGCTGAAGATTCACGCATTCACTTCGTGGACAACCCTGCAGCTGCTACACCAGTGGGAATGAACCTCGCGATCAAAGCTTCTCAATATCCCATCGTGATTAGGGTTGATGCCCACTCTGTCTTGCCCAAGGACTACGCCAGCATCGCAGTAGAGACCCTGTTACGCACACAGGCAGATAACGTCGGCGGCATCATGGACGCCCAAGGCACGACACCTTTTGAAAAGGCAGTTGCCAGGGCCTATGACACCAAAGTTGGTCTGGGAGGAACCCCTTTCCATGTTGGGGGAAAAGAAGGCCCTGTTGACACGGTGTATTTAGGGGTTTTCAACCGGGAAAGCTTGCTCACAGTGGGCATGTTTAACGAAGAAATTCGCCGCGGGCAAGACTGGGAACTCAACCGCCGATTCCGAGATGCCGGTGGTCTGGTGTGGTTCACACCCAAACTCAAGGTTGTCTATCGTCCACGAACCTCAGTGAAGGCGCTTCTGAAGCAGATGTATTCCACCGGTCTCTGGCGCGGTGAGCTTTCCCGCCGATATGGCAGTGGCCTCCGCTACTTTGTTCCGCCCATCATGGTTGTGGCGACCATCCTGGGAATTCTTGCTGGTTTGTTTGGTTTTGATCTCGGCTGGGTCGTTCCTGGTGTTTATGTTGCCTTTGTTGTTCTTTCCACGCTGGTTTATGGGCGTGGAATGGGGGCTCAGGCAATGCTGTGGTTTCCCCTCGTTCTTCCCTGCATTCACTTTGCGTGGGGTGTAGGTTTCATCATGAGTTACACCAGACTCACCTCGAATATCGCCGGCAAAAGCGGAAGGTAA
- a CDS encoding trypsin-like peptidase domain-containing protein, whose amino-acid sequence MTENNDKGVPEYFFPKVGEGSTPPPAAPAAEQVIPETFVGPARVQADKQSKALPLVAVAVAAALVGGIAGAGAAVFFTGQNSTTASSTAVQGITINDTDEVNAVTAVAAKASPSVVTISVTGDSGAGTGSGVILNEEGYVLTNNHVVTLDGASNSADITVQDNEGNIYPATIVGTDPTVDMAVLKIKGTGPFIPIEWADSSKLNVGDLTIALGAPLGLAGTVTTGIVSALNRSIQVASSAAPDSSGSDSGNSGGSDNPFNFDFGQGQTPSQGQSQSTTISIPVIQTDAAINPGNSGGALLDSKGRLIGINVAIASAGGGEAGSIGVGFALPSNLAKRVSTELIEKQKASHGLLGAQVSDAAAKDGSTAVGAYIEEVVDGGAAQKAGIKAGDIVTQFNGVRITDANDLTAQVRTAPGGSDATVVINRGGKTQTLKVQLGTLS is encoded by the coding sequence ATGACCGAGAACAACGATAAAGGTGTACCAGAGTATTTCTTCCCCAAGGTCGGAGAAGGCTCAACCCCACCTCCCGCTGCACCTGCGGCTGAGCAGGTTATTCCTGAAACCTTTGTTGGCCCTGCACGAGTTCAGGCTGACAAACAGAGCAAAGCTCTGCCACTAGTTGCCGTAGCCGTCGCCGCTGCCCTCGTTGGAGGTATCGCCGGTGCAGGAGCTGCTGTCTTCTTCACTGGGCAAAACTCTACAACCGCATCTTCCACTGCCGTTCAAGGCATCACAATCAATGACACCGACGAGGTCAATGCAGTAACTGCTGTTGCTGCCAAGGCCTCACCAAGCGTCGTCACTATTTCCGTTACTGGTGATTCTGGTGCCGGTACAGGTTCCGGAGTGATTCTGAACGAAGAGGGCTATGTCCTCACTAACAACCACGTGGTGACCTTGGATGGTGCATCGAATTCTGCTGACATAACTGTTCAGGATAACGAGGGCAACATCTATCCCGCGACCATTGTGGGAACAGACCCCACGGTGGACATGGCCGTGCTGAAAATCAAGGGAACCGGCCCATTCATTCCCATTGAATGGGCTGACTCCAGCAAACTTAACGTTGGCGATCTGACCATTGCGCTGGGTGCTCCGCTGGGCCTGGCCGGAACAGTTACTACCGGAATTGTTTCTGCACTCAACCGCTCTATTCAGGTTGCAAGTTCTGCAGCTCCTGATTCTTCAGGATCTGATTCAGGCAACTCTGGTGGCAGCGACAACCCCTTCAACTTCGACTTTGGTCAAGGGCAAACACCCTCACAGGGACAATCTCAGAGCACGACAATCTCTATCCCTGTGATTCAAACTGACGCTGCAATCAACCCTGGAAACTCTGGCGGTGCATTGCTGGATTCCAAGGGACGCTTGATCGGAATTAACGTCGCCATTGCCAGTGCTGGTGGTGGCGAGGCCGGAAGCATCGGTGTCGGCTTTGCTCTGCCTTCCAACCTGGCCAAGCGCGTATCAACCGAACTGATAGAAAAGCAGAAGGCCTCTCACGGTCTCCTCGGCGCTCAGGTATCTGATGCAGCTGCCAAGGATGGAAGCACCGCTGTTGGTGCATACATCGAGGAAGTAGTTGATGGTGGTGCAGCTCAGAAGGCTGGCATCAAGGCTGGAGACATTGTGACCCAGTTCAACGGTGTCCGCATTACTGATGCCAATGATCTCACTGCACAGGTGCGCACTGCCCCAGGTGGGTCAGACGCAACTGTCGTGATCAACCGAGGTGGTAAGACTCAGACGCTGAAGGTTCAGCTCGGTACCCTCAGCTAA